From uncultured Pseudodesulfovibrio sp.:
CTACGAAGCCAATGTCGACGACAGCAATTGGGGAGAAGAACAGGACGGCCAATCCGTCTTTTATGTTGGTCCACAGATCATTGAAGAATTCACCATGGTCAAACGCTGGAGCCAAGCCAGCGGATGGGTACAGCTCCAGGCAGGCAAAGATTACACCTTTGTTCCCGGACGAAGCTGGATTTCTTTTACGGATCCCCTGCGAAGAGGAAACAAGGTACAAATTGTCTTTATGACCTCACCAGAACTGGACATCGTTTATACGAACTGGAACTGCGACAAGGGTAATTACATTTATAATTACCAACGGTAACAGAAAAGAGGGTATCCAATAAAATGGGTACCCTCTTCATTTTTTTCTCTAAAAAATAACGAGAATATCGACCTTAAATTTCTCTCATATCCCTATTGGCATATTCAAAGAACTCGCCCTTCTTGATGTCAAATTCATGATCAAAAAAAGCCGATGATATAAGAAACTCGGCAGACGAACGATTACTGGCAGTTGGTATATTGTACAAAACAGCCAATCGAAGCAAAGCTTTCACATCCACATCATGCGGTTGAGGCTCCATGGGATCCCAAAAGAAAAAGAGGATATCGACTTTACCGTCAGCAATCAGGGCACCCATCTGTTGATCTCCGCCCAATGGCCCGGATTTCAGTCGAGTGACCTTCTTGAGGTCATGCTTCTCGCCCCCCTTAGAAATCCTTTCCTTGAACATGATTTCCACCATCTTACCGGTCGTCCCGGTCGCAATCAGATTGTGCTGCATCATCATGTTCCGATTGCAATCGATGAAATCCAAAAGTTCACCCTTGCAATTGTCATGGGCCACTACCGCTATATTTTTCATTTTATTCATATCAACTCCAGAGCGTAGCTCAATGTAATAGTCTCTATTGTCACGCCAGAGCCTAATCTGCACCTTTCATTGAGGCACCTCAAGAAGCAATTTGGTGCAGTCTCAATAATTTTTATCAGATGCGGGCATTCTCTTTAAAACATCTGGTGGACATATACAGTATCTCGAAATTTCTCATATCTTTTCCGTGACAATTACTGGTGGATATCCCACTCACAAAAAACGATGACGCCAGGCGGGGCACGCCTGGCGTCATTCTTTTCATGCCCACTTTCCGAGGTGATGGGGGCAGTTACGGAGTGTGAGGCTAGGGGGTGTTTCTATATTAACGAGCGGTTGCTGCAACAGTGCTCGGTTTCTTATGAGCGAACTTGACGGATGTTTCCGGGGCCCAGATGTGACAAACGATACCACCGATGATCAAAGTGGCGATACAGGCGCCAAGAGCTGCGTAGATACCGAAGTGTTCATTGACGATGGGGAGCAGGAATGCTCCACCACCGGCACCGATACGACTGACTGCGATGGTCAGGCCAACACCGGATGCACGCAGTTCCGTGGGGAACAACTCGGGCGGGTAGGCAAACTCAAGGACAATGGAGATAGCAAGGACGGTTGAGAAAGCAGCAAGCATAATCAGGGACAGCATGCCGGGCATGTCGGTCCACAAGGTCATGATAGTCAGGACCGCGCCTGCACCGTAGAATGTGAACAACAGGAACGCTCTGCGAGAGATTCTATCGATAAGCCATGTACCAATCAGTACGCCGACGATGGTGAAGACATTATACATAACGCCGGATGCATACGGATTCTCAATGTGCATGTTTGAAAGAACCAGCGGCAGGAAAATGCTGATAGCA
This genomic window contains:
- a CDS encoding methylglyoxal synthase; this translates as MNKMKNIAVVAHDNCKGELLDFIDCNRNMMMQHNLIATGTTGKMVEIMFKERISKGGEKHDLKKVTRLKSGPLGGDQQMGALIADGKVDILFFFWDPMEPQPHDVDVKALLRLAVLYNIPTASNRSSAEFLISSAFFDHEFDIKKGEFFEYANRDMREI